Proteins encoded within one genomic window of Thunnus maccoyii chromosome 22, fThuMac1.1, whole genome shotgun sequence:
- the LOC121889275 gene encoding fatty acid-binding protein, intestinal-like produces MVIHNPTLCYCLQPNEPAAMAFNGSWKVDRSENYDKFMEQMGINIMKRKLAEHDNLKVIIEQTGDKFHIKESSTFRTKEIDFTLGVLFDYSLADGTEVSGAWEMEGDMLKGKFTRKDNNKVLTTTRTLVGGELVQSYNYEGVDAKRIFKKQ; encoded by the exons ATGGTCATTCACAATCCCACGCTCTGCTACTGCCTTCAACCCAACGAGCCTGCAGCCATGGCATTCAACGGATCCTGGAAGGTCGATCGCAGCGAGAATTATGACAAGTTCATGGAGCAAAtgg GTATTAACATCATGAAGCGCAAGCTGGCAGAGCACGACAACCTGAAGGTCATCATCGAGCAGACAGGGGACAAGTTTCACATCAAAGAGTCCAGCACCTTCCGCACCAAAGAAATTGACTTCACCCTGGGCGTCTTGTTCGACTACAGCTTGGCCGATGGCACTGAAGTCTCA GGTGCGTGGGAGATGGAGGGTGACATGCTGAAAGGCAAATTTACCAGGAAAGACAACAACAAGGTCCTGACCACCACCAGAACTCTGGTGGGAGGAGAACTCGTGCAG AGTTACAACTACGAGGGAGTGGATGCTAAGAGAATTTTCAAGAAGCAGTGA